The Candidatus Saccharibacteria bacterium genome has a segment encoding these proteins:
- a CDS encoding DUF87 domain-containing protein: MALFGKKNQQDPMTLAQQQQLREQQEVQASFQQGVSALRDFIAPSSLEYESTYFRIGTRYARSFYVYGYPRQIYTGWLSPIINMDEVMDLSMYINPVDSQVVLENLRKKVGQLEASLMINAEKGKVRDPGLQASITDAEELRDKLQVGEERFFRFSLYFTIYADSLDELNYVQHKVESVLGQQLVYSKPATVQQEQAFNSTIPQGLDQLSVRRNMNTGAISTSFPFTSADLSQENGILYGINMHNNGLVIFDRFSLENANMVVFAKSGAGKSFTVKLEALRNLMLGTEIIIIDPENEYHKLAEAVGGSYVRLSLNSKTHINPFDLPQVVDSEEADNALRSNLVTLHGLLRLMMGGNIGAAAEADLDQALIETYHKAGITNDPLTHNSTPPTIIDLYNTLLNTGGTGPQLAQLLRKYTTGTFAGIFSQQSNVDINNKFVVFNIRDLEDELRPVAMYIVLSYIWNKVRSDQRKRMLIVDEAWQLMKYKDSANFLFSLAKRARKYYLGLTTISQDVEDFLSNKMGRAVVSNSSMQILLKQAPSAVEIVSNTFKLTSEETKRLTNFPVGQGLFFAGQNHIHIKIDASPTETELISTNPEQIKQMKQAQELAEGAELRRQQQATQPKAPEVPQTPLAPSGIQQEQANKPTDTPGGGANPGVF, translated from the coding sequence ATGGCATTATTCGGCAAAAAAAACCAACAAGACCCAATGACGCTGGCTCAACAGCAACAGCTACGCGAGCAACAAGAGGTGCAGGCTAGTTTCCAGCAAGGCGTGTCGGCGCTTCGAGACTTTATTGCTCCAAGTAGTCTTGAATACGAATCAACTTACTTTCGAATAGGCACCCGTTACGCAAGAAGTTTTTATGTCTACGGCTATCCTCGGCAGATCTACACCGGCTGGCTTTCGCCCATTATCAACATGGACGAAGTAATGGATTTGTCGATGTATATTAACCCAGTCGACAGTCAAGTGGTATTAGAAAACCTTCGCAAAAAAGTTGGTCAACTCGAAGCCAGTCTTATGATTAATGCCGAAAAAGGCAAAGTTCGTGACCCAGGCCTGCAAGCGTCTATTACCGACGCCGAGGAACTGCGAGACAAACTTCAAGTAGGTGAAGAGCGATTTTTTAGATTTAGTCTGTACTTTACGATCTACGCCGACAGCCTAGATGAGCTTAACTACGTTCAGCATAAGGTAGAAAGCGTGCTTGGCCAGCAGCTAGTGTACTCAAAACCTGCTACCGTTCAGCAAGAGCAAGCCTTTAACTCTACGATCCCACAAGGCCTAGACCAATTATCGGTCCGTCGGAACATGAATACTGGAGCAATTTCTACCAGTTTCCCATTTACATCAGCCGACCTGTCTCAAGAAAATGGCATTTTATACGGTATCAATATGCACAATAACGGCCTGGTTATTTTTGATCGCTTTAGCCTAGAAAACGCTAACATGGTGGTATTTGCAAAGTCCGGTGCAGGTAAGTCGTTTACTGTTAAGCTCGAGGCCCTACGCAACCTAATGCTTGGTACCGAAATAATAATTATTGACCCCGAAAACGAATATCACAAATTAGCCGAAGCAGTTGGCGGCAGCTACGTTCGACTCAGCCTTAATTCGAAAACTCACATTAATCCGTTTGATTTGCCGCAAGTTGTCGACTCTGAAGAAGCCGACAATGCCCTGCGTTCAAACCTGGTGACATTGCATGGCCTACTGCGGCTGATGATGGGTGGCAACATTGGTGCCGCAGCAGAAGCCGATCTAGACCAAGCCTTGATTGAGACCTACCACAAGGCTGGAATCACCAACGACCCGCTTACTCATAATTCGACACCGCCAACCATAATTGACCTCTACAACACACTGCTCAATACCGGCGGTACTGGTCCTCAACTAGCCCAATTACTACGTAAATACACAACAGGCACCTTTGCTGGTATTTTTAGCCAGCAATCCAATGTCGATATCAACAATAAATTTGTGGTGTTCAATATCCGTGACCTCGAAGACGAGCTGCGGCCAGTCGCCATGTATATTGTGTTGAGTTATATATGGAACAAAGTCCGCTCTGACCAGCGAAAGCGCATGTTAATTGTTGATGAAGCTTGGCAGTTAATGAAATATAAAGACAGCGCCAACTTCTTATTTAGCTTGGCAAAACGAGCCCGTAAATATTACCTTGGCCTCACTACTATCAGCCAAGATGTCGAAGACTTTTTGAGTAACAAAATGGGTCGGGCAGTGGTTAGCAACTCGTCGATGCAAATCCTTCTTAAACAAGCTCCATCAGCCGTAGAAATTGTCAGCAACACCTTTAAGCTCACCTCTGAGGAAACTAAGCGCCTAACCAACTTCCCGGTTGGACAAGGCTTGTTTTTTGCCGGCCAAAACCACATTCACATTAAAATTGACGCCAGCCCAACAGAGACTGAACTTATTAGCACCAATCCTGAACAGATTAAGCAGATGAAGCAAGCTCAAGAACTTGCCGAAGGTGCCGAACTGCGCCGACAGCAGCAAGCTACACAACCAAAGGCTCCAGAAGTTCCCCAAACCCCGCTCGCTCCGTCTGGCATCCAGCAAGAACAAGCAAACAAACCAACCGATACGCCTGGTGGAGGCGCTAACCCAGGAGTCTTCTAG